Genomic DNA from Selenomonas sp. oral taxon 126:
GTGAAGAAACTGTCGGAAAAGGTGCAGCCGACACTTTCTTCCTCGGCGATGGAGACGCTTTCCATCATTGCGTATAAGCAGCCGATTACAAAGCAGGAAGTGGAGCATATCCGAGGCGTTCGTGCGGAGCGTTCGATCGGTCGCCTGCTCGAGCTTGAGTTGATCTGTGAGATGGGGCGCAAGCAGGTGATCGGCCGCCCAATTCTCTATGGAACGACGGATTTATTTCTGCGCGCATTTGGTCTCGAGCAGATTGCGGATCTTCCTGCACTTCCCGACATGGACGACGTAAAGGATACGCTTGACGACGACCAGCTGCGCCTCTTCGAGGAAATGCGCGCTGCTACGGATGTGATGGACAATGAGGACAGAAATGACGACGTTGGAGCGCAGGGGACAAATTCCGTTGCGCTTCCCTATGATGCAAAGGATTGAATTCATTGGTTGAACTACTCGCTCCTGCGGGAACGAAGGAAGCATTTCTCGCTGCCGTTGAAAATGGGGCAAATGCAGTATATCTTGCCGGAAAGATGTTCGGTGCACGTGCTTACGCCTCCAATTTCGATGAGGATGAGCTTGCCGAGGTGATTCGTCATGCACATCTCAAAAATGTGCAGGTGCATGTTGCTGTCAATACGATTGTCGACAGTGATGAACTCCCGCAGTTAAAGGAATATTTGTCATTCCTCTACGATGCGGGGGCGGATGCCGTTCTCCTGCAGGATCTCGGTGCTGTACGTCTGGCAAAGCAGGTCGTTCCGCGTCTTCCGCTGCACGCGAGCACGCAGATGACAGTGCATAATCTTGCAGGTGTTCGGGCGTTGGAGGAGCTTGGTTTCTCACGCGTTGTTTTGGCGCGTGAGCTATCCATTGCAGAGATTCGTCATATCTGCGCCGAGAGCCGCATTGAAATCGAGTCGTTCGTACACGGCGCGCTCTGTGTCTGCTATTCGGGTCAATGTCTAATGAGCAGCATGATCGGCGGGCGCAGCGGGAATCGTGGGCGCTGTGCGCAGCCCTGCCGTCTGCCCTATACATTGGTCGATGCCGACGGAAAGGATGTACTTGGTGAATCGGCGGGGAACTTCCTCCTCTCTCCGCGTGATCTGAATACAATCGAACTCATTCCGCAGCTGCTCGATGCGGGCATTGACTCACTCAAAATCGAGGGGCGTATGAAGCGCCCCGAATATGTTGCAACGATTGTTCATACCTACCGCAAGGCGATTGACCATCATCTCGATCATGAGAGTGCCTCCGTTGACGCAGAGGATCGCGACCATCTGGCGCAGGTGTTCAACCGTGACTTTACCACGGCATATATGGAAAAGCCGCAGGGAAAATATATGATGAGCGACCGCCGTCCGAACAATCGCGGACTGCTGATCGGGCGAGTCACTGCATATGACCGCAGTTCGCATATAGTCTCGGTTAAGCTGTCCGGGAAACTCGCCATTGGCGATCAGGTGGATTTTTGGGTGAAGGTCGGCGGCCGTGTCAGTGTCGAGATCGAGCATTTATACAATGCACGGGGGAAGGAGTGCCGCGAGGCCGCTACAGGAGATACGGTGTCGTTTCCCATTCGCGGAAAAGTTCACGTTCATGACCGCGTCTTCAAGGTCTATGACGCGAAGCTCATGGATGAGGCAAGACGCTCCTATGATCCGGATCACAGTGCGCGTATTCCGATTCGTGCCGTCCTTTATGCAAGGCTCGGTGAGCAGGTGCATCTCCATATCGAGGACGATGCGGGGAATGCTGCGGACAGCGAGAGCGATTACGTTGTCGCTGAGGCGAACAATCGCCCGCTCACCGTCGAGACTGTGCAGAAACAGATGGGACGACTAGGAACGACCATATTTTCACTTGCGGAGCTTGTCTGTGAGATGGATGAATCCGTGATGGTGCCTGTCAGCGAACTGAATAATCTGCGCCGCTCTGCCATTGCCTCTATTGAGGAGGTTCGTATGAGCCGTTTTCAGCAAAGGCGGAGCGAGGCTGTACGCCTGACTGCGGAAAACAGCACAGGACATATGGCTCATAAATCAGATATTCAGAAGCCTGCCGCGCTGATGGTTGCTGTCGATGATTTGGCCGCGATGAAGGCGGCTGTCACCGCGGGTGCGGACGGGATTCTGTACGGCGGTGAATCGCTTCGCGGTGCCTCTCTCCAACCGAAAGATTATGCTGCCGCATGGGATTATGCGACTGAATGCGGTGTTCGGATCGACTACAATACCCCCCGCATTGTCCGAGGGGATGAACAGGCGGCTTTAATCCGTCTCTTTGAGGGCTTTGGGAAGAAACTGCCGTCGGCTCTGCACGTTCATCACATTGGGACGGCATACCTTGCGCGGGATCGCGTTCCCGCTGTGCTCCATGCGGATTATTCGATGATCTCCTATAACCCCTCCACGCTTGCATTCCTCCGCGCGTATGGATTTGGAGAGGCGACGCTTTCCCCTGAGCTCAACGGAAAACAGATGGAGCGGCTTGCAGGAACGAGCCCTATTCCACTGACAGCCCTTGTCAGCGGACGCCTCCCGCTCATGATTTCGGAGTATTGCGTCTTGGGCAGTTTTCTCGGCAATCTCGACACGGGGAAATGTTCGATGCCCTGCCGCAGACAGGATTATTACCTCCGCGACCGCAAGGGCGTGGACTTCCCCGTGATGACCGATCAGTTCTGCCGTATGCACATCTTGAACAGCAAGCAATTATCCCTGCTGCCCTATGTGCAGCAGCTCCTCCACATGGGTGTGAAAACCCTGCGGATCGAGGGGCGCGGCATTCCGACCAAGGAGCTGCAGTGCATTGTACGGATGTATCGAACTGCAATGCAGCAAAAATCTCCGATCAAGGAAGAAGATGAGCAGTATCTGCGTATGCAGGAGGGCAATGATATTACGCGCGGGCATTACTTCCGCGGGATCTTATAAGAGGTATGTATGGACACTGAGTCATTCAAGGTCTTAGAATACGAAAAAATTACAAATTGGCTCGCATCGTTTGCCTCCTCCATACGCGGCAAAGAGCGCTGCCGCAGCGTCACACCGTCGGGGGACTACGAGGAGGTTGTGCGCCTGCATGAGGAAACGCGCGAAGCGGTGCAGATCCGACAGCTGCAGCCGCCGCCCTTCGGAGGAATCTACGATCTGCGTGCGATTCTGAAAAAGGCGACAATGGGTTCTGTCCTTGAGATTGACGAGCTTCGCTCCGTCATGAGCACGATGGGCGGTATGCGGAACATAAAGTATTTTTTCCGTGATCTCACGCAGGAGACTCCGCTCCTGAAGGATATGGCAAGACCGATTGAGATTCTTGGCACATTGGAGCGTCACCTCAAGGATACGGTTGATGAGCACGGGAACTTTCGTGAGGATGCCAGCCCCGAGCTGCGCAGGATTACGCGGGAGCTCCATACGGCACAGGCGCGTGTGAAGGATCGCCTGTCCGCCATCCTGCACGATACGGCGAATCAGAAATGCTTTCAGGAAGCGATTGTCACTGTGCGCGATGAGCGCTACGTCATTCCCGTCAAACAGGAATACCGCAATTATTTTCCGGGCGTCATTCACGATCAATCGGCGAGCGGCGCAACTCTCTTCGTGGAGCCGCTTGCGACCGTCGAGCTGAACAATACCGTGCGGCAGATGGGGCTTGCGCGTGAACAGGAGATTCAGCGGATTTTGCAGAAACTCACGGGGGAAATTGCACAGGCCGCCGTGATACTTGCGGAAAATTGTGAGATCCTCGCGGAGATCGATCTCATCTTTGCCCGTGCGGGTCTTGCGCATGAAATGGAGGCATATCCGCCGACGCTGAATCGCGACGGCGTTGTCCGCTTAAAGCGTGCAAGGCATCCGCTGCTCCCGAGGGATAAGGTTGTGCCGATTGACATGGAGCTTGGAAACACGTTTTCCATTCTCCTGATTACGGGACCGAACACAGGCGGTAAGACGGTGAGCATGAAGACGCTCGGACTCCTGTCGCTGCTGGCACAATCCGGCTGTTTCCTGCCGACGGCGCCGGATTCAGAGCTGCCCGTCTACCGCAATATCTACGCGGACATCGGAGATGAGCAGAGCATCGAGCAGAGCCTTTCCACCTTTTCGGCGCATACGCGGAACATCGTCCGCATCATCGAAAAGGCGGAGCGGGGCGATCTGATTCTGCTGGATGAGGTCGGAGCCGGCACCGATCCCGATGAGGGGGCAGCGCTTG
This window encodes:
- a CDS encoding endonuclease MutS2; translation: MDTESFKVLEYEKITNWLASFASSIRGKERCRSVTPSGDYEEVVRLHEETREAVQIRQLQPPPFGGIYDLRAILKKATMGSVLEIDELRSVMSTMGGMRNIKYFFRDLTQETPLLKDMARPIEILGTLERHLKDTVDEHGNFREDASPELRRITRELHTAQARVKDRLSAILHDTANQKCFQEAIVTVRDERYVIPVKQEYRNYFPGVIHDQSASGATLFVEPLATVELNNTVRQMGLAREQEIQRILQKLTGEIAQAAVILAENCEILAEIDLIFARAGLAHEMEAYPPTLNRDGVVRLKRARHPLLPRDKVVPIDMELGNTFSILLITGPNTGGKTVSMKTLGLLSLLAQSGCFLPTAPDSELPVYRNIYADIGDEQSIEQSLSTFSAHTRNIVRIIEKAERGDLILLDEVGAGTDPDEGAALARSIIEHFLQRDITVLATTHYAALKTYAYTQTGVENASVEFDLKTLRPTYRLLIGIPGASNAFSISRQLGLSQDIVGRAERYVNEEHTHFERVVNELEQEKQDYEVKNRELRDKEREIAAVEARLRSERETLAASRQELLHKAREEANNIVREARRSAEETIKSLKDQFDDHGVKERRKAIQEARARLDEAYVPTSAERNAPVGKPVRADDIQSGDIVYIESLAQEGTVLSVQGKELAVQVGGLRTIVKMNASRFVARRKKQKNVEKVRVAASISRKSAEIRPQIDVRGMTVSEAESVLGKFIDDAVFTGLSKILLIHGKGTGALRQGLQEYLKHHRSVLSFAFADISEGGTGATVVELK
- a CDS encoding DUF3656 domain-containing U32 family peptidase, whose product is MVELLAPAGTKEAFLAAVENGANAVYLAGKMFGARAYASNFDEDELAEVIRHAHLKNVQVHVAVNTIVDSDELPQLKEYLSFLYDAGADAVLLQDLGAVRLAKQVVPRLPLHASTQMTVHNLAGVRALEELGFSRVVLARELSIAEIRHICAESRIEIESFVHGALCVCYSGQCLMSSMIGGRSGNRGRCAQPCRLPYTLVDADGKDVLGESAGNFLLSPRDLNTIELIPQLLDAGIDSLKIEGRMKRPEYVATIVHTYRKAIDHHLDHESASVDAEDRDHLAQVFNRDFTTAYMEKPQGKYMMSDRRPNNRGLLIGRVTAYDRSSHIVSVKLSGKLAIGDQVDFWVKVGGRVSVEIEHLYNARGKECREAATGDTVSFPIRGKVHVHDRVFKVYDAKLMDEARRSYDPDHSARIPIRAVLYARLGEQVHLHIEDDAGNAADSESDYVVAEANNRPLTVETVQKQMGRLGTTIFSLAELVCEMDESVMVPVSELNNLRRSAIASIEEVRMSRFQQRRSEAVRLTAENSTGHMAHKSDIQKPAALMVAVDDLAAMKAAVTAGADGILYGGESLRGASLQPKDYAAAWDYATECGVRIDYNTPRIVRGDEQAALIRLFEGFGKKLPSALHVHHIGTAYLARDRVPAVLHADYSMISYNPSTLAFLRAYGFGEATLSPELNGKQMERLAGTSPIPLTALVSGRLPLMISEYCVLGSFLGNLDTGKCSMPCRRQDYYLRDRKGVDFPVMTDQFCRMHILNSKQLSLLPYVQQLLHMGVKTLRIEGRGIPTKELQCIVRMYRTAMQQKSPIKEEDEQYLRMQEGNDITRGHYFRGIL
- the scpB gene encoding SMC-Scp complex subunit ScpB — translated: MQSLSRAGILEAVLFAAGIPLSVPKLAEIIEAPEWEVQETLIELEHILTERGSGIFLRRSAGGYQLVTHPNAFPWVKKLSEKVQPTLSSSAMETLSIIAYKQPITKQEVEHIRGVRAERSIGRLLELELICEMGRKQVIGRPILYGTTDLFLRAFGLEQIADLPALPDMDDVKDTLDDDQLRLFEEMRAATDVMDNEDRNDDVGAQGTNSVALPYDAKD